A window of Verrucomicrobiota bacterium contains these coding sequences:
- a CDS encoding HAD family hydrolase, with protein sequence MSDPAQVLRDFTPSKEFFVGIDSDGCIFDSMEIKHQECFAPMFIKHWSLQAGSKFAREAWTFVNLYSKSRGANRFPALVRAIELLGARPQVKARGIKMPDLTALNEWISRESKLGNATLNAEVAGGNEGLAPVKVWSDAINAQVADIVHGVPPFPLVRETLAKINEKADAMCISQTPCDALEREWGEHGIDGFVAMIAGQELGTKTQHLEMAAKDKYPSEKILMIGDAPGDQKAAKANGALFYPINPGAEEASWERLYNEGLDKFFAGEYAGAYEDMLNDEFQACLPENPSW encoded by the coding sequence ATGAGTGATCCAGCACAAGTACTACGTGATTTCACACCGTCGAAAGAATTCTTTGTCGGTATCGATTCTGATGGCTGCATTTTTGACAGCATGGAAATAAAGCATCAGGAGTGTTTTGCTCCGATGTTCATCAAGCACTGGAGCTTGCAGGCGGGCAGCAAGTTTGCCCGGGAAGCCTGGACCTTTGTTAACCTCTATTCGAAGTCGCGGGGTGCGAACCGCTTTCCCGCTTTGGTTCGGGCGATTGAACTTCTGGGGGCCAGACCGCAAGTGAAGGCTCGTGGGATTAAGATGCCTGATTTGACTGCTTTGAATGAATGGATCAGTCGCGAATCCAAATTGGGCAACGCTACCCTCAATGCTGAAGTCGCCGGAGGCAACGAAGGTCTGGCTCCTGTAAAGGTGTGGTCCGATGCCATCAATGCCCAGGTAGCCGATATCGTGCACGGTGTGCCACCCTTTCCGCTGGTTCGTGAAACCTTAGCCAAGATTAACGAGAAGGCCGATGCCATGTGTATCAGTCAAACCCCTTGCGATGCTCTGGAAAGAGAGTGGGGGGAGCACGGGATTGATGGATTTGTTGCGATGATCGCAGGTCAGGAATTGGGCACAAAAACCCAGCACCTGGAAATGGCTGCCAAAGACAAATACCCATCCGAAAAGATTCTCATGATCGGTGACGCACCGGGGGACCAAAAGGCCGCCAAAGCGAACGGCGCGTTGTTCTACCCAATAAATCCTGGAGCAGAAGAAGCATCCTGGGAACGTCTGTATAACGAGGGGCTCGATAAATTCTTTGCCGGTGAATATGCTGGAGCATACGAAGACATGCTCAATGACGAGTTCCAGGCCTGCCTGCCCGAGAATCCGAGCTGGTAG
- a CDS encoding ankyrin repeat domain-containing protein: MKNTLCILLFFLTLSSPIFAVVELTYHKDGESYAVDGFDLNRPFTEENGEKKYLPLEGTWGLQIGDESFWDNVYYPRSYILIKKHKGYTDRNSSDSYTLAFDSDHIPVAGSDAEDFSAVKWEEEDFSNSVVGIGWYYNGAVTSADIVRTHIPIHGGMMEDAYSKFLISENNLDGFPFIWVMDGDSLELRNPEQHFSKDNPGYLYRLACRGSPQDFEALGTSPKFLSKILIHEKLTLLHGASLYGNVEVLRYLKEIKADKIKEDGRYPVISHAIYGNRLEAVKLLMEYGFDPLDEGRSRFLPFSQAIQFRRYDIVDFLTENKNI, from the coding sequence ATGAAAAATACCCTTTGCATTCTTCTCTTCTTCCTCACCTTGAGTTCGCCTATATTCGCGGTAGTGGAACTGACCTATCATAAGGACGGAGAATCTTACGCCGTAGATGGGTTCGATCTTAACCGCCCGTTCACTGAAGAAAATGGGGAGAAAAAGTATCTTCCACTGGAAGGGACTTGGGGACTACAGATTGGAGATGAATCGTTCTGGGATAATGTATATTACCCTCGTTCGTACATCTTGATTAAAAAACATAAGGGTTATACCGACCGAAATTCGAGTGACTCATATACGCTGGCATTTGATAGCGATCATATTCCCGTTGCTGGATCAGACGCAGAAGATTTTTCCGCGGTTAAATGGGAAGAAGAAGATTTCTCAAATTCAGTTGTGGGGATCGGTTGGTATTATAACGGCGCGGTTACTTCCGCGGATATCGTCAGAACCCATATCCCAATTCACGGCGGAATGATGGAAGACGCTTATTCAAAATTTCTTATCTCAGAAAATAATTTAGACGGATTTCCATTTATTTGGGTGATGGATGGAGATTCTCTGGAACTGAGAAACCCGGAACAGCATTTTTCAAAAGACAATCCCGGATACTTATATCGGTTAGCTTGCCGAGGGTCGCCTCAAGATTTCGAAGCACTGGGCACTTCCCCCAAATTCCTATCCAAAATTTTAATTCACGAAAAGCTCACTCTCCTGCATGGAGCCTCGCTCTATGGAAATGTTGAGGTATTGAGGTATTTGAAAGAAATCAAAGCTGACAAAATCAAGGAAGATGGAAGGTACCCGGTAATTTCCCATGCCATTTATGGGAACAGGCTTGAAGCGGTAAAATTGCTAATGGAGTACGGGTTTGATCCACTTGATGAAGGTAGAAGCAGGTTTCTTCCGTTTTCTCAAGCAATCCAATTCCGACGGTACGACATTGTGGATTTCCTAACTGAAAACAAAAATATCTAA
- a CDS encoding TonB family protein, protein MNSKAEKYNIQLEAKKISSDTYKGNKVFYDNCVLGNFEIIKSLLNKGFDVNKETNGNSPLKAAVLSGNTDLVRLLIEQSADIHKPLNPSGTTILHQAAQSGIAEIIQLLVEAGHDINAVDTNGNSPLYVAVLSKQIDSVHELLRLGADPNIRPEKRPAAVWMAVVQDERESIQTLIQYGAECELDNTLAMQLMDYALAFDIPEVVSISLEQCLTADFSFRGDVPGIWVADYYDAIHSKEVLLNAGAEPDAKPNWNFKKADESFNQLLSLESFSVVYPPTLREKYGDLKVNIEVVIDPIGKVRFPKFLEPIPWDLRLFIRESIRRWAVKLPNDSDLTTAYRLRIPLVLKAPNVEIEIFEISALDKAPVPIERVAPVYPADLKRDRIQGAVSLVFIIDESGIPTRISVEKSSDSRFSQTAIQAVKQWKFQPGFIDGRAVKTRIRLPLSFTLN, encoded by the coding sequence TTGAATAGCAAAGCTGAGAAATACAATATCCAACTGGAAGCCAAAAAGATTTCTTCCGACACTTACAAAGGTAACAAAGTCTTTTATGATAACTGTGTGCTGGGAAATTTTGAAATCATCAAATCTCTGCTCAATAAAGGATTTGATGTTAACAAAGAAACCAATGGAAATTCGCCCCTAAAGGCGGCCGTTCTTTCGGGTAATACGGACCTTGTTCGTTTGTTGATCGAACAGAGTGCAGACATTCACAAACCATTGAACCCCTCTGGAACCACCATTTTACACCAGGCAGCACAATCAGGAATTGCAGAAATTATTCAACTACTGGTTGAAGCGGGACATGATATAAATGCTGTCGATACGAATGGGAATTCACCGCTCTATGTCGCAGTACTTTCCAAACAAATCGATTCTGTGCACGAACTCTTGAGACTCGGTGCAGACCCGAACATCCGCCCAGAAAAACGACCAGCCGCAGTTTGGATGGCGGTGGTACAAGATGAACGAGAAAGCATTCAAACGCTCATTCAATATGGAGCCGAGTGTGAATTGGACAATACGCTGGCAATGCAGTTAATGGACTATGCCTTGGCTTTTGATATTCCGGAAGTAGTGTCGATATCTCTCGAACAATGCTTAACGGCGGATTTTAGTTTTAGAGGAGACGTCCCCGGCATTTGGGTTGCGGATTATTACGATGCGATTCATTCGAAAGAAGTTCTTTTGAACGCAGGTGCTGAACCGGACGCAAAGCCGAATTGGAATTTCAAGAAGGCGGATGAGTCGTTTAATCAACTCCTGAGTTTGGAGTCATTCTCCGTCGTTTACCCACCGACATTAAGGGAAAAATATGGCGACCTAAAGGTAAACATTGAGGTGGTTATTGATCCGATTGGAAAAGTTCGTTTCCCTAAATTTTTGGAGCCCATTCCATGGGATCTGCGGTTATTTATTAGGGAAAGTATTCGACGTTGGGCGGTGAAACTACCAAACGATAGCGATCTAACTACGGCTTACAGACTTAGAATTCCTCTGGTCCTAAAAGCTCCGAATGTTGAGATTGAGATATTTGAAATTTCCGCCCTGGATAAGGCTCCAGTACCGATTGAAAGAGTGGCACCCGTATATCCAGCGGACCTTAAGAGAGACAGGATTCAAGGAGCGGTTTCCCTGGTTTTCATTATTGATGAATCAGGAATCCCAACAAGGATCAGTGTTGAAAAGTCGAGCGACTCCAGGTTTTCACAAACAGCCATACAAGCTGTGAAACAATGGAAATTCCAACCAGGATTCATAGATGG